Proteins encoded in a region of the Isosphaeraceae bacterium EP7 genome:
- a CDS encoding carbamoyltransferase codes for MTTAILGLSAFYHDSAAALVVDGKIVAAAQEERFSRVKHDPAFPRQAVEFCLGEAGLTPADLSYVAYYEKPLAKLDRLIETYTAYAPQGLGSFSMAMTVWLREKLLLRRAIRAGLGGETRARLLFNDHHESHAASAFFASPFDRAAILTLDGVGEWATTTMGIGSGNRITLSDQIRFPHSLGLLYSAFTTYCGFKVNSGEYKLMGLAPYGRPVYRDLILRELIDLKPDGSFRLNMAYFRYPHGLTMTGRRFHTLFGGPPRTPESDLDQRHMNLAASIQAVLEEVVLRIAAHLRRKTGERSLVLAGGVALNCVANGRILRESGFDDLWIQPAAGDAGGALGAALFAWHQLLDRPRVPNGRDAMRGSLLGPSYTTADCLARVELLGGVAQTFEDEAVLIAFVAGRLAEGKVVGWFQGRMEFGPRSLGARSILGDPRSPAMQSTMNLKIKFRESFRPFAPAVLAESAHDWFELEPGQDSPYMLLVANVRESRRVPISAGDEELMRDDPDLRRRVQVARSTIPAVTHVDQSARVQTVDAERNPRFHRLLAEFGRLTGCPVLVNTSFNVRGEPIVNTPEDAYLCFQTTGMDLLVLENLVVEKGESVASMTEVERERHLSRFAPD; via the coding sequence ATGACCACCGCGATCCTCGGGCTGTCGGCGTTCTATCATGACAGCGCGGCCGCCTTGGTGGTGGACGGCAAGATCGTCGCGGCCGCGCAGGAAGAGCGGTTCAGCCGGGTCAAGCACGACCCCGCGTTCCCACGCCAGGCCGTCGAGTTTTGCCTCGGCGAGGCGGGCCTTACTCCGGCCGACCTCAGCTACGTGGCCTATTACGAGAAGCCGCTGGCGAAGCTCGACCGCCTCATCGAGACCTACACGGCCTATGCCCCACAGGGTCTAGGCAGCTTCTCGATGGCGATGACCGTCTGGCTTCGCGAGAAGCTACTCCTGCGTCGGGCCATCAGGGCCGGCCTCGGCGGCGAGACTCGCGCGCGGCTCCTCTTCAACGATCACCACGAGAGCCACGCCGCGAGCGCCTTCTTCGCATCCCCCTTCGATCGGGCGGCGATCCTGACCCTCGACGGCGTCGGCGAGTGGGCGACCACGACGATGGGGATCGGATCCGGCAACAGGATCACGCTCAGCGACCAGATCCGCTTCCCGCACTCGCTGGGCCTGCTCTATTCCGCCTTCACGACGTATTGCGGGTTCAAGGTCAACAGCGGCGAATACAAGCTGATGGGCCTGGCCCCGTATGGCAGGCCGGTCTATCGCGACCTGATCCTACGCGAGCTGATCGACCTGAAGCCCGACGGCAGCTTCCGCCTGAACATGGCCTATTTCCGCTATCCGCATGGGCTGACCATGACCGGCCGGCGGTTCCACACCCTCTTCGGTGGACCACCGCGCACGCCCGAGTCCGACCTCGACCAGCGGCACATGAACCTCGCGGCGAGCATCCAGGCCGTCCTGGAGGAGGTCGTCTTGCGTATCGCCGCCCACCTACGCCGGAAGACCGGCGAGCGGTCGCTCGTGCTGGCCGGCGGGGTCGCCCTGAACTGCGTGGCCAACGGCCGGATCCTCCGCGAGTCCGGCTTCGACGACCTCTGGATCCAGCCCGCGGCCGGCGACGCCGGGGGGGCCCTGGGCGCGGCCCTGTTCGCCTGGCATCAGCTCCTCGACCGGCCGAGAGTACCGAACGGGCGGGACGCGATGCGAGGCTCCCTGCTAGGCCCGAGTTATACGACGGCCGACTGCCTCGCTCGGGTGGAACTCCTGGGAGGAGTGGCTCAAACCTTCGAGGACGAGGCGGTCCTGATCGCGTTCGTGGCGGGCAGGCTCGCCGAGGGGAAGGTCGTCGGTTGGTTCCAGGGTCGGATGGAATTCGGCCCCAGGTCTCTGGGGGCGCGGAGCATTCTGGGCGACCCCCGTTCGCCGGCCATGCAGTCGACCATGAACCTGAAAATCAAGTTCCGCGAGAGCTTTCGCCCGTTCGCCCCGGCCGTCCTGGCCGAGAGCGCCCATGACTGGTTTGAGCTGGAGCCGGGGCAGGATAGCCCTTACATGCTCCTGGTCGCCAATGTCCGCGAGTCTCGCCGCGTTCCCATCTCGGCCGGGGACGAGGAGTTAATGCGTGACGACCCCGACCTGAGGCGACGCGTGCAGGTGGCCCGGTCGACGATCCCGGCCGTGACGCACGTCGACCAGAGCGCCCGTGTCCAGACCGTCGACGCCGAACGCAATCCGCGGTTCCACCGCTTACTCGCCGAGTTCGGACGACTGACAGGGTGCCCCGTGCTGGTGAACACCAGCTTCAATGTGCGCGGCGAGCCGATCGTTAACACCCCTGAGGACGCCTATCTCTGCTTCCAGACGACAGGGATGGACTTGCTCGTCCTGGAAAATTTGGTGGTCGAGAAGGGCGAGTCGGTCGCCTCGATGACGGAAGTCGAGCGCGAACGCCACCTCTCCAGGTTCGCCCCTGACTGA
- a CDS encoding DUF5989 family protein: MGTEPSRNEFERAASDAEPSLLAELWSFLTANKKLWMIPILGALLLLGALIALSATAAAPFIYTLF, translated from the coding sequence ATGGGCACCGAGCCGTCGCGGAACGAATTCGAGAGGGCGGCTTCGGATGCCGAGCCATCGCTGCTCGCCGAGCTCTGGAGCTTCCTCACCGCAAACAAGAAGCTCTGGATGATCCCGATCCTGGGCGCCTTGCTGCTACTCGGCGCCCTGATCGCCCTGTCAGCGACGGCGGCTGCCCCGTTCATCTACACGCTTTTCTGA
- a CDS encoding GNAT family N-acetyltransferase — MSPFIDRGPARWTIRDARPEDIDVLVVFNRALASETESKELDAQVLRRGLVAALADPERLRYWVAEEEGAVIGQIAVTREWSDWRCGWIWWLQSVYVAEPGRSRGVFRSLYRSVHEAAKSTSDVIGIRLYVEHQNGPARATYLALGLNPAGYDVFEDLWIVPANTLAD; from the coding sequence TTGAGCCCATTCATCGATCGAGGCCCGGCCCGCTGGACCATTCGCGACGCACGCCCCGAAGACATAGACGTCCTCGTCGTCTTCAATCGGGCCCTCGCCTCCGAGACCGAGTCCAAGGAGCTCGACGCTCAGGTTCTCAGGCGTGGTCTCGTCGCGGCACTCGCAGACCCCGAGCGCCTTCGCTACTGGGTTGCTGAAGAGGAGGGAGCGGTGATCGGCCAGATCGCCGTCACCCGCGAGTGGAGCGACTGGCGTTGCGGCTGGATCTGGTGGCTTCAAAGCGTCTACGTCGCCGAGCCAGGAAGGAGCCGCGGGGTTTTCCGATCCCTCTACCGGTCGGTCCATGAGGCGGCCAAATCCACCAGCGACGTCATCGGAATCCGACTCTATGTCGAGCATCAGAATGGGCCGGCAAGGGCAACTTATCTTGCCCTCGGGCTGAATCCGGCCGGGTACGACGTGTTCGAAGATCTCTGGATCGTCCCGGCTAACACGCTCGCTGACTGA
- a CDS encoding rhomboid family intramembrane serine protease — MGIYDREYYRDDSRGFGLFSGVAPACKALILINVVAYVASVLIPTLQQAFDAQSALIFEQFQVWRLLTATFLHNVRDPLHILFNMLILWWFGRDLESIYGSRDFTIMYLGAAVFSTLCWALADYFGSHADIRTHAMIGASGATTALFVLYATYYPRREVLLFFVLPLEIWLLLTIYLSFQTLQLFQGTAGQVAVASHLGGALYGYLYKVGDLRFSRLDLGRRRRPKFRIVRPEPMEMPSTRVSSGGPTWTPEVAESTRSAPTVVATEDQLEAKLDEVLAKIAREGRTGLTEDDHRILQEASRRARNRRGERR, encoded by the coding sequence ATGGGGATCTACGACCGCGAGTATTACCGCGACGACTCGCGAGGCTTCGGGCTCTTCTCCGGGGTCGCCCCCGCGTGCAAGGCCCTGATTTTGATCAATGTGGTCGCATACGTCGCCAGCGTCCTGATACCGACGCTGCAGCAGGCGTTCGATGCACAGAGTGCCTTGATCTTCGAGCAGTTTCAGGTCTGGCGGCTCCTGACCGCCACGTTCCTGCACAACGTCCGCGACCCGCTTCACATCCTGTTCAACATGCTCATCCTCTGGTGGTTCGGCCGCGACCTGGAATCGATCTACGGCAGTCGCGACTTCACCATCATGTACCTGGGCGCAGCCGTCTTCTCCACGCTCTGCTGGGCCTTGGCGGACTATTTCGGATCGCATGCAGACATTCGTACGCATGCGATGATCGGTGCATCAGGGGCCACCACGGCCCTGTTCGTCCTGTATGCCACGTATTATCCGCGCCGCGAAGTCTTGCTCTTCTTCGTCCTTCCCCTCGAAATCTGGCTGCTCCTGACCATCTATCTGAGCTTCCAGACGCTCCAACTCTTCCAGGGGACCGCCGGTCAGGTTGCCGTGGCCTCGCACTTGGGAGGCGCTCTCTACGGCTATCTTTACAAGGTTGGCGACCTGCGATTCTCCAGGTTGGACCTGGGCAGGCGGCGGCGGCCAAAATTCCGGATCGTTCGTCCCGAGCCGATGGAAATGCCCAGCACACGAGTCTCGTCCGGAGGGCCGACCTGGACCCCCGAGGTGGCCGAGTCGACCCGATCGGCTCCCACGGTGGTGGCCACCGAAGATCAACTCGAAGCCAAGCTCGACGAGGTGCTCGCCAAGATCGCTCGGGAAGGCCGTACTGGGTTGACCGAGGACGATCATCGGATCCTCCAGGAAGCCAGCCGAAGGGCTCGCAACCGCAGGGGTGAACGGCGTTGA
- a CDS encoding redoxin domain-containing protein — protein sequence MSQIRGTLLGLVAFGTVFMSQDANAELKVGDKAPDFSLQASDGKTYTLEQFKGKQPVVIAWFPKAFTGGCTAECKSLREHSATLKELKAAYFTASTDEVAKNTEFAKSLDLDYPILSDPVKDVAKAYGVVHEGRAVAERWTFYIDKNGVIKAIDKTIKTAQAGPDVAAKIKDLKLAD from the coding sequence ATGTCGCAGATTCGCGGAACCTTGCTCGGCCTGGTGGCCTTTGGGACAGTATTCATGAGTCAAGACGCCAATGCGGAGCTGAAGGTCGGGGACAAGGCCCCCGACTTCTCGTTGCAGGCCTCAGACGGCAAGACGTACACGCTCGAGCAGTTCAAGGGCAAGCAGCCGGTGGTGATCGCCTGGTTCCCCAAGGCCTTCACGGGCGGGTGCACCGCTGAGTGCAAGTCGCTGCGCGAGCACAGCGCGACCCTCAAGGAGCTGAAGGCCGCCTACTTCACGGCCAGCACCGACGAGGTCGCCAAGAACACCGAGTTCGCCAAGAGCCTCGACCTCGACTACCCGATCCTCAGCGATCCCGTGAAGGACGTCGCCAAGGCCTATGGCGTGGTGCACGAAGGGCGCGCCGTGGCCGAGCGTTGGACGTTCTACATCGACAAGAACGGCGTCATCAAGGCGATCGACAAGACGATCAAGACCGCCCAGGCCGGCCCGGATGTGGCCGCGAAGATCAAGGATCTGAAGCTGGCCGACTGA
- a CDS encoding TraR/DksA family transcriptional regulator codes for MARKDALLRLHARLVTRRDALRKALSGDVQEFYDLAASDFVGDQVDAAVDTANDEISTQLVEIESRELGQIEHALDRIVKGLYGRCEFCGEKIAEARLNALPYTNSCIDCQRENERTGGRYGASASTPDSGRWASVFGKSSDDSDGDSPVNLSDFELDLSETGR; via the coding sequence ATGGCCCGCAAAGATGCTCTCCTCCGACTTCACGCGCGGCTGGTCACTCGCCGCGATGCCTTGCGTAAAGCCCTGAGCGGAGATGTCCAGGAATTTTACGACCTCGCCGCTTCCGACTTCGTCGGCGACCAGGTCGACGCGGCGGTCGATACCGCCAATGATGAAATCAGCACCCAGCTCGTTGAGATCGAGAGCCGGGAGCTTGGTCAGATCGAGCATGCCCTGGATCGGATTGTCAAGGGACTTTACGGTCGATGCGAGTTCTGCGGCGAGAAGATCGCCGAGGCGAGGTTGAACGCACTCCCTTACACCAACTCTTGCATCGATTGCCAGCGAGAGAATGAGCGGACCGGCGGCCGTTACGGGGCTTCAGCCTCGACGCCCGATTCGGGCCGTTGGGCGAGTGTCTTCGGCAAGTCGAGCGACGACTCCGACGGCGATTCGCCGGTGAACCTGAGCGACTTCGAGCTCGATCTGAGTGAGACCGGGCGTTGA
- a CDS encoding trypsin-like peptidase domain-containing protein yields MSRPSAWLGAILALGIGLGLGLSMGHGGRSLVAQSVGVPAANTEAATVANAAQAAGRTADDVALYGQLSKQYEQFASVNRTFELVSRAVSPSVVHIVAKKSHKRDDAQKLAFEETGSGVLVRDPTRNGSYVLTNNHVVEGAVANEIDVFLHDGRSLKPTRVWLDAKADIGVLLLPDSSLPAARLGDSDDVAVGSWVLALGSPFGLTHSVTQGIISARGRHEQELQDDGVENQDFLQTDAAINPGNSGGPLVNMKGEVIGINTAIASNGGGSEGVGFSIPINLARWIMDQLIASGKVSRGRIGVVLDDVRPEQALKLGLPRPRGATVLNVQADSPASKAGMHDGDVILRFNSVEVVDLNHLINLVSMAPIGRSAHVILWRERHELAVQVTIASKDQSIALGPDEVPKLGRDGFLRRPNRPGQPQAPKTEESQYP; encoded by the coding sequence ATGTCGCGACCTTCCGCTTGGTTAGGGGCGATCCTCGCCCTAGGCATCGGCCTCGGGCTTGGCCTCAGCATGGGACATGGTGGCCGCTCTCTGGTCGCCCAATCCGTCGGCGTTCCCGCGGCCAACACTGAAGCGGCAACCGTCGCGAACGCGGCCCAGGCCGCCGGCCGAACGGCCGATGACGTGGCCCTCTACGGGCAGCTCAGCAAACAATATGAGCAGTTCGCCTCGGTCAATCGGACGTTCGAGCTCGTCTCACGCGCCGTCTCGCCTTCGGTCGTGCACATCGTGGCCAAGAAGTCCCACAAACGCGACGACGCCCAGAAGCTCGCGTTCGAGGAGACCGGATCGGGCGTCCTTGTCCGGGACCCAACCCGTAACGGCAGTTACGTCCTGACGAATAACCACGTCGTGGAGGGGGCCGTCGCCAATGAGATCGACGTGTTCCTGCACGATGGCCGCTCGCTCAAGCCGACGCGAGTCTGGCTCGACGCCAAGGCGGATATTGGCGTGCTCCTGCTCCCAGATTCGAGCCTTCCAGCTGCCCGACTCGGCGATAGTGACGACGTCGCCGTCGGTTCCTGGGTCCTGGCGCTAGGAAGTCCATTCGGACTCACCCATTCGGTGACCCAGGGGATTATCAGCGCCCGGGGCAGGCACGAACAGGAATTGCAGGACGACGGCGTTGAGAATCAAGACTTCTTGCAGACAGACGCGGCCATCAATCCGGGCAACTCCGGCGGCCCGCTGGTCAACATGAAGGGCGAGGTGATCGGGATCAATACGGCCATCGCCTCCAACGGCGGCGGCAGCGAAGGGGTCGGCTTCAGCATCCCGATCAATCTCGCTCGCTGGATCATGGACCAGCTGATTGCGTCGGGCAAGGTGAGCCGAGGCCGGATTGGCGTCGTCCTGGATGACGTCCGTCCCGAACAGGCCCTCAAGTTGGGCCTTCCCAGGCCAAGGGGGGCTACCGTCCTTAACGTCCAGGCCGACTCGCCAGCTTCCAAGGCGGGAATGCACGATGGCGACGTGATCCTGCGATTTAATAGCGTCGAAGTGGTGGACCTCAACCATCTGATAAACCTGGTGTCGATGGCCCCGATTGGCCGGTCGGCTCACGTGATCCTCTGGCGTGAACGCCACGAGCTGGCCGTGCAGGTCACGATCGCATCGAAGGACCAGAGCATCGCGCTCGGCCCCGACGAAGTTCCCAAGCTCGGCCGTGATGGCTTCTTGCGACGCCCGAACCGTCCAGGGCAGCCCCAGGCCCCGAAAACCGAGGAATCGCAATACCCGTGA
- the trpD gene encoding anthranilate phosphoribosyltransferase, which translates to MTAPLRDCLARLGAGLNLSTEAVRDAVDSIMAGEDISPSLIAAFLTGLAVKGETADELLGVLSAVRARMASPFNPLPGDVPILDTCGTGGDLTHTFNISTASAIVVAACGVRVAKHGNRAASGSSGSSDVLSCLGLKLDPGPEILRCCLEELGIAFLFAPRFHPSLGAVAPVRRQLPFRTVFNLIGPLANPASPTHQLIGVSAARPADLMAEALTRLPIRRSAVVTGAKGLDEVSLDGPTVVRLVEGGEVSCMTWQPEDFGLPRTGTEGVRVGGPEESAGIIRSVLEGHDGPARWLVLANAAAALWVVDPSGGLTAGVKRAQEALDSGRAARLLSDWTALSQRAC; encoded by the coding sequence GTGACGGCCCCTCTGCGCGACTGCCTGGCGAGGCTTGGCGCCGGGCTGAATCTCTCGACCGAAGCCGTTCGAGATGCGGTCGATTCGATCATGGCAGGGGAGGATATCTCTCCCTCGCTCATCGCCGCGTTTCTCACCGGCCTCGCCGTCAAGGGAGAGACGGCCGACGAGTTACTCGGTGTTCTCAGCGCGGTCCGAGCCCGGATGGCTTCGCCGTTCAACCCGCTCCCGGGCGACGTCCCCATCCTGGATACGTGCGGCACTGGAGGCGACCTGACCCATACATTCAACATCTCGACGGCCTCGGCCATCGTGGTTGCTGCATGCGGGGTCCGGGTGGCCAAGCACGGGAACAGGGCGGCCTCGGGCAGCTCTGGCAGCTCGGATGTCCTGAGCTGCCTTGGCCTCAAGCTCGACCCTGGCCCCGAGATTCTTCGATGCTGCCTGGAAGAACTCGGGATCGCGTTCCTTTTCGCTCCCCGATTCCACCCGTCACTCGGCGCGGTCGCCCCGGTGCGCAGGCAACTGCCATTCCGGACAGTCTTCAATCTGATCGGCCCGCTGGCCAATCCTGCCTCGCCGACTCATCAGCTAATAGGCGTGTCCGCGGCCCGTCCTGCCGACCTGATGGCGGAAGCTCTCACCCGGCTGCCAATCCGTCGGTCTGCGGTTGTGACCGGCGCAAAGGGGCTCGACGAGGTCTCGCTCGACGGGCCGACGGTGGTCAGGCTTGTGGAGGGTGGAGAGGTTAGTTGCATGACCTGGCAGCCCGAGGATTTCGGATTGCCCAGGACGGGGACTGAAGGGGTCCGCGTCGGCGGCCCAGAGGAGAGCGCCGGTATCATTCGCTCGGTCCTGGAAGGGCACGACGGCCCCGCGCGCTGGCTGGTCCTGGCCAATGCGGCGGCCGCCCTCTGGGTTGTCGATCCCTCGGGAGGTCTGACAGCCGGCGTGAAGCGCGCTCAGGAGGCCCTCGATTCGGGCCGTGCCGCGCGTCTACTCTCCGACTGGACCGCTCTCAGTCAGCGAGCGTGTTAG
- a CDS encoding dihydrodipicolinate synthase family protein, with protein sequence MDLPFLHGIVPPLATAFNLDESIDVTSYGAFIEHQIRSGVHGLWVLGTTGRFDLIPDANQRIVAETAIETAAGRLPMVLNVSDMGTKRTLQRAEMFDDLAYDYYAVLAPWYQPMTQAEVVDYYTTVADRLSKPLIIYNAPWVSNMLDFKHLRLLAAHPRIHGCKDVSPSLTRTLAWPVAERRAMNFAYLHANDSMSLSTELGSDGFVTAMINAFPELIVALWDAARADDAERASRLQQQLTRLSLALEFGPMLACLESICRYRGFFQKMLPSPLRSLDEEANRRVIELIESVGVLPEQLAPAA encoded by the coding sequence ATGGATCTGCCCTTCCTGCACGGCATCGTGCCCCCGCTGGCGACCGCGTTCAACTTGGACGAGTCGATCGATGTCACCTCGTACGGGGCATTCATCGAGCACCAGATCAGGAGCGGGGTCCACGGCCTCTGGGTCCTTGGGACGACCGGTAGATTCGATCTGATCCCCGACGCCAACCAGCGGATCGTCGCCGAGACGGCCATCGAGACCGCCGCGGGACGACTGCCGATGGTCCTCAACGTGTCGGACATGGGGACCAAGCGGACCCTGCAGCGGGCCGAGATGTTCGACGACCTGGCCTACGACTATTATGCCGTTCTGGCACCCTGGTATCAGCCGATGACCCAGGCTGAAGTCGTCGACTATTACACCACGGTCGCCGATCGGCTCTCAAAGCCGCTCATCATCTACAACGCCCCGTGGGTGTCCAACATGTTGGACTTCAAGCACCTGCGGCTCCTGGCCGCCCATCCCAGGATTCACGGGTGCAAGGACGTTAGCCCCAGCCTGACCCGGACCCTGGCCTGGCCGGTGGCCGAGCGGCGGGCGATGAACTTCGCCTACCTGCACGCGAACGACTCGATGTCGCTGTCGACCGAGCTTGGTTCCGACGGGTTCGTCACGGCCATGATCAACGCCTTCCCCGAGCTCATCGTGGCTCTCTGGGACGCCGCGCGTGCCGACGATGCCGAGCGGGCCTCCAGGCTCCAGCAACAGCTCACCCGGCTCTCCCTGGCCCTCGAATTCGGGCCGATGCTGGCGTGCCTGGAGTCGATCTGCCGATACAGAGGCTTCTTCCAGAAGATGTTGCCCTCCCCACTCCGCTCGCTGGACGAGGAGGCAAACCGCCGCGTGATCGAGCTCATCGAGTCGGTCGGGGTATTGCCGGAACAGCTCGCGCCCGCGGCCTGA
- a CDS encoding thymidine phosphorylase — protein MRAVDLIRKKRDGGRLEADEIGWLVSGIGREVPDYQWSALMMAILWRGMDAEETASLTDAMLRSGTVVDLSDIPGLKVDKHSTGGVGDKTSLILAPIAAAAGVVVPMVSGRGLGHTGGTLDKLESIPGFSVHADLHRYKAILRECGLVMIGQTDEIAPADRTLYALRDASGSVESLPLIAASIMSKKLAEGIDGLVLDVKTGHGALLPPLDEARTLARTMVSIGRLLGKRMRAMITRMDQPLGLAVGNAVEVAECLACLHGDGPLDLMDLSIELAAEMILMGERAPTLNEARTLARRTIADGSALGRLRSLITAQGGDPSVVDDTNRLPQPDLSIVVPAPRGGFVHAVEARTIGHAAMSLGAGRSRLDSIIDPAVGVLLGKKIGDRVEVGETLFTVLTRRNAPSTEPAINKILGAYRIDDEPIKAEQLIVERL, from the coding sequence ATGCGGGCCGTCGACCTGATCCGGAAGAAACGCGACGGTGGGCGTCTGGAAGCCGATGAGATCGGCTGGCTGGTGAGTGGGATCGGCCGTGAGGTGCCCGACTACCAGTGGTCGGCCCTGATGATGGCCATCCTCTGGCGCGGGATGGATGCCGAGGAGACGGCTTCACTGACCGATGCGATGCTCCGGTCAGGTACGGTGGTTGACCTATCGGACATCCCCGGCCTGAAGGTGGACAAGCACAGTACCGGCGGCGTCGGCGACAAGACGTCTTTGATCCTGGCGCCGATTGCAGCGGCGGCGGGCGTGGTTGTTCCGATGGTCTCCGGCCGTGGTCTGGGTCATACCGGCGGGACGCTGGACAAATTGGAGTCGATCCCGGGCTTCTCGGTTCATGCCGACCTGCACCGATACAAGGCGATTCTTCGCGAATGCGGCCTGGTCATGATCGGCCAGACGGACGAGATCGCACCGGCGGACAGGACGCTTTACGCGCTTCGAGACGCCAGCGGCAGCGTCGAGTCGCTCCCCCTAATCGCCGCCTCGATCATGTCCAAGAAGCTGGCCGAAGGGATCGACGGGCTTGTCCTCGACGTCAAAACCGGCCACGGTGCCCTGCTGCCGCCACTCGACGAGGCTCGTACGCTGGCACGCACGATGGTCTCGATCGGCAGGCTACTCGGCAAGCGAATGAGGGCCATGATTACCCGGATGGACCAGCCCCTCGGCCTGGCCGTGGGCAATGCCGTCGAGGTGGCCGAGTGCCTGGCCTGCCTCCACGGCGATGGCCCTTTGGACCTGATGGACCTGTCGATCGAGCTTGCCGCCGAGATGATCCTGATGGGCGAGCGAGCCCCCACGCTCAATGAGGCCCGCACGCTCGCCCGACGGACCATCGCCGACGGTTCCGCGCTCGGGCGATTACGCAGCCTGATCACTGCCCAGGGGGGAGACCCATCGGTGGTAGACGACACGAACCGCCTGCCCCAGCCCGACCTCTCGATCGTTGTCCCGGCCCCGCGCGGAGGCTTCGTCCATGCCGTTGAGGCCAGGACCATCGGACACGCGGCGATGTCACTCGGGGCGGGGAGGTCCCGACTCGATTCGATCATCGACCCGGCCGTCGGCGTCCTGCTCGGCAAGAAGATCGGCGATCGTGTTGAGGTTGGCGAGACCCTATTTACAGTCCTAACCAGGCGGAATGCGCCGTCGACCGAGCCTGCTATCAATAAGATTCTCGGGGCCTATCGGATCGACGACGAGCCGATCAAGGCCGAGCAACTCATCGTCGAACGTCTTTGA
- the upp gene encoding uracil phosphoribosyltransferase — protein MPLEPSEAQAVALVFTSSHPLVKSKLARLRATSTQAAEFRSLVRSLATLLASEATVDLRTREVDVQTPLGRAHGHVLADTIGIVPILRAGLGMADGVLELIPDAEVWHLGLYRDEATLQPTEYYSKLTSATRISLAIIVDPMLATGGSAVRACEVLRNAGISNIKYVSLIAAPEGIARLSAAMPEVPIYVGVIDSHLNDVGYIHPGLGDAGDRQFATD, from the coding sequence ATGCCGCTCGAACCGTCCGAGGCACAGGCCGTGGCACTCGTCTTCACCTCGTCGCACCCCCTGGTCAAATCGAAGCTGGCTCGGTTGAGGGCGACGTCGACCCAGGCGGCCGAGTTCCGAAGCCTCGTCCGGTCGCTGGCCACCCTGCTGGCGAGCGAAGCCACCGTCGATTTGCGAACCCGCGAGGTCGACGTGCAGACGCCGCTCGGCCGGGCGCATGGCCATGTGCTGGCCGACACCATCGGCATCGTGCCAATCCTTCGAGCGGGCCTGGGCATGGCCGACGGCGTGCTCGAACTGATTCCCGACGCCGAAGTCTGGCACCTCGGGCTGTACCGCGACGAGGCGACGTTGCAGCCGACCGAGTATTACAGCAAGCTCACCTCGGCGACCCGCATCTCGCTGGCGATCATCGTCGACCCGATGCTCGCCACGGGCGGATCCGCCGTGCGGGCATGCGAGGTCCTCCGAAACGCCGGCATCTCCAACATCAAGTACGTGTCGCTGATCGCCGCTCCCGAAGGAATAGCCCGCCTTTCCGCCGCGATGCCCGAAGTGCCAATCTATGTCGGCGTCATCGATTCCCATCTCAACGACGTCGGCTACATCCATCCGGGGCTGGGCGATGCGGGCGACCGTCAATTCGCGACCGATTGA
- a CDS encoding SxtJ family membrane protein: MIFPEVSRNPPTRQLRQFSVMLTGLILILGMARNWPLGWIGAGVALGLTGLALPSIARPIFVGWMIAVSPIRWMVSKVLLGLVFYGLVTPIGLMLRLMGHDPLRLGPDPSATSYWEPKPIPGDVSSYFRQY, translated from the coding sequence TTGATCTTCCCCGAGGTCTCACGCAACCCGCCGACGCGACAGCTCCGCCAGTTTTCGGTGATGCTGACGGGCCTGATCCTGATCCTGGGCATGGCCCGCAACTGGCCGTTGGGTTGGATTGGCGCGGGGGTCGCCCTGGGCCTGACAGGCCTGGCCTTGCCCTCGATCGCCCGGCCGATCTTCGTAGGCTGGATGATCGCCGTCTCGCCGATCCGTTGGATGGTCTCGAAGGTCTTGCTTGGCCTGGTCTTCTATGGGCTGGTCACGCCGATCGGCCTGATGTTGCGGCTGATGGGCCACGACCCCCTGCGCCTTGGGCCCGATCCTTCAGCGACCTCCTACTGGGAGCCTAAGCCAATTCCGGGTGATGTCTCGTCTTACTTCCGCCAGTATTAA
- a CDS encoding STAS domain-containing protein, whose translation MAEPQLTDAFTIERRGDVTIVTASPSLETMDFENQSQAARLVMGPVLAEAEPQIIFDLSGVNYFGSVFIGFLLRCWKSATAKGGSVALAGVSPHARELLHLTSLDMVWPIYANKREAIDALLSD comes from the coding sequence ATGGCAGAACCGCAGCTCACCGACGCGTTCACCATCGAGCGGCGAGGCGACGTGACGATCGTCACGGCCTCTCCCTCGCTCGAGACGATGGATTTCGAGAATCAGAGTCAGGCCGCGCGACTCGTCATGGGTCCGGTCCTGGCCGAGGCCGAGCCGCAGATTATCTTCGACCTCAGCGGGGTCAACTACTTCGGCTCGGTCTTCATCGGCTTCCTCCTCCGATGCTGGAAGTCCGCCACCGCCAAGGGGGGGAGTGTCGCGTTGGCGGGGGTTTCTCCGCACGCACGCGAGCTGCTCCACCTCACCTCGCTCGATATGGTCTGGCCGATCTACGCCAACAAACGCGAGGCGATCGACGCCCTCCTGTCGGATTGA